In Acidaminococcales bacterium, a genomic segment contains:
- the plsY gene encoding glycerol-3-phosphate 1-O-acyltransferase PlsY, translating into MQYLAAALLGYLLGSIPSGLLVGRYLRGIDIRKYGSKNLGATNMFRVLGPKPALAVLLADMGKGALAALSALYFASDETASVIGGVMAIIGHSYPLFSDFKGGKGVATGLGVILALMPELTLMVFAVWAAIVFFTRYVSLASVGAAALVPAFAWYLEYPWRLFVFSLLAALFVIARHKENMKRLLRGQETKITPGSLEKFKSAKGKR; encoded by the coding sequence ATGCAATATTTGGCAGCGGCCTTACTTGGCTATCTTTTGGGGTCTATACCGAGCGGCCTTTTGGTCGGCCGTTATTTGCGCGGCATTGACATAAGGAAATACGGCAGCAAAAATCTTGGCGCCACCAACATGTTTCGCGTACTTGGCCCTAAACCGGCGCTGGCCGTGCTGCTGGCGGACATGGGCAAAGGCGCGCTGGCCGCGCTGTCGGCTCTTTATTTTGCGAGCGACGAGACGGCCTCCGTAATCGGCGGCGTAATGGCGATAATCGGGCACAGCTACCCGCTCTTTTCCGATTTTAAAGGCGGCAAGGGCGTGGCTACCGGGCTTGGCGTCATCTTGGCTTTGATGCCTGAACTTACTTTGATGGTGTTCGCCGTCTGGGCGGCGATCGTTTTTTTCACAAGATATGTTTCTTTGGCTTCGGTGGGCGCGGCGGCGCTGGTGCCGGCTTTTGCCTGGTATCTGGAATACCCTTGGCGGCTTTTTGTTTTCAGCTTGCTTGCCGCGCTTTTTGTCATTGCCAGGCACAAAGAGAATATGAAAAGGCTTCTGCGGGGACAGGAAACGAAGATAACTCCCGGCAGCTTGGAAAAATTTAAAAGCGCGAAAGGCAAGCGATGA
- a CDS encoding NAD(P)-dependent glycerol-3-phosphate dehydrogenase gives MIKTVAVLGAGSWGTALAKLLAEKPALAVKLWARSAELAKDINAGKQNPRYLQGVVLPGNLEATADLCAVLPADLIICALPSQALRPMARRLSQEMSPGQMIVSCAKGLEDGTFCRMSQIIGSECPLAAVAALSGPNHANEVAARQPTATVVACADENIAKQIQAAVSMPYFRAYTNKDITGVELGGALKNIIAIALGLLNGLGYQDNIKAAAMTRGLAEISRLGVALGANPATFLGLAGMGDLISTCTSKHSRNRWAGEQLAKGRKVEDILAGTNMVVEGIKAISSAYALSAELSVEMPITKELYHVIYEGKDISAAVADLMNRGSKSEG, from the coding sequence ATGATAAAAACAGTCGCGGTATTGGGCGCGGGCAGTTGGGGCACGGCCCTGGCAAAACTTTTGGCGGAAAAACCTGCTCTCGCGGTTAAACTCTGGGCGCGCAGCGCCGAACTGGCAAAGGACATAAACGCTGGGAAGCAAAACCCCCGTTACCTGCAAGGCGTTGTTTTGCCCGGCAACCTTGAGGCGACTGCGGATCTTTGCGCCGTCCTGCCGGCAGACCTGATAATCTGCGCCCTGCCCTCGCAAGCGTTGCGCCCTATGGCGCGGCGGCTTTCCCAGGAAATGTCGCCGGGGCAAATGATCGTCTCCTGCGCCAAAGGACTGGAAGACGGCACTTTTTGCCGCATGTCGCAAATCATCGGTTCCGAGTGCCCGCTGGCAGCCGTGGCCGCCTTGTCCGGCCCCAACCACGCCAATGAAGTGGCCGCCCGGCAGCCGACCGCTACGGTCGTAGCCTGTGCGGACGAAAACATTGCGAAGCAAATTCAAGCGGCGGTATCGATGCCTTATTTTCGCGCTTATACCAATAAAGACATAACGGGCGTCGAACTGGGCGGCGCTTTAAAAAACATCATAGCGATCGCGCTCGGGCTTTTAAACGGCCTCGGCTACCAAGACAATATAAAAGCCGCCGCCATGACGCGGGGGCTTGCGGAAATATCGCGCCTGGGCGTTGCGCTGGGGGCGAACCCCGCCACCTTTCTCGGCCTGGCCGGGATGGGCGATCTCATTTCGACCTGCACCAGCAAACACAGCCGCAACCGCTGGGCGGGCGAGCAGCTTGCCAAGGGGCGCAAAGTAGAGGACATTTTGGCCGGGACCAATATGGTAGTGGAAGGGATAAAGGCGATAAGCTCCGCCTATGCCCTGTCCGCCGAATTGTCTGTGGAAATGCCGATTACAAAAGAACTGTACCACGTTATCTATGAAGGCAAAGACATTTCTGCGGCCGTAGCGGACTTGATGAACCGCGGCAGCAAATCGGAAGGATGA
- a CDS encoding ACT domain-containing protein yields MNGEAARVQGQEKFYLVKETILPEAIKKTIKIKELLLAGGAKTINEAADKIKLSRSAYYKYKDCVLPFFDASREKIVSLSILLEHKPGALSGVLNAVAADLGSVITINQSIPSHGVANINLTMETANLKLELEALLDKIRTLDGVKKLEVLGYI; encoded by the coding sequence ATGAACGGGGAGGCGGCGCGGGTGCAGGGGCAGGAAAAATTCTATTTAGTGAAGGAAACGATACTTCCCGAGGCGATCAAGAAAACCATCAAAATTAAGGAACTGTTGCTGGCCGGCGGCGCGAAAACGATCAACGAAGCGGCGGACAAGATAAAGCTAAGCCGGAGCGCCTATTACAAATATAAAGATTGCGTGCTTCCGTTTTTTGACGCCAGCCGGGAGAAGATCGTCAGCCTTTCCATCCTGCTTGAACACAAGCCGGGAGCCCTGTCCGGCGTTTTAAACGCCGTGGCGGCCGATTTGGGCAGCGTCATAACGATAAACCAAAGCATTCCCTCGCACGGCGTGGCGAACATCAACCTTACTATGGAAACGGCCAATTTAAAATTGGAGCTGGAAGCCCTGCTGGACAAAATCAGGACGCTCGATGGCGTAAAAAAGCTGGAAGTGCTCGGATACATATAA
- a CDS encoding homoserine dehydrogenase, which yields MYKKRIDTTINVGLLGAGTIGRGVIGLLRENALAIAQKAGTRIKLKTVLEKDPALAEELAEEGYIVTQEINDIVNDPEISIVVELIGRVEPARSFMAKAIENGKHVVTANKDVIASHGRELLELAEKKRVDMMFEASVGGGIPIIRPLKQCLAANGIHSVMGIVNGTTNYMLGKMIDENLDYDAALKESQEKGYAEKDPAADVGGLDAARKIAILASIAFNTKVALDDVFVEGIQSVDLRDIKYAAELGYAVKLLAIAKYLPEHGIDVRVHPAFLPKEHPLANVKGVFNAIFVTGDYVGDVMFYGQGAGRRATASAVCGDIIDIARDIASGSAGRILCTCFDEKPVCSQDIVATPFYTRMLVTDKPGVLAAIAAAFGHNDVSLRTVLQKSTIGACAELVVITHKVCYKNLSLALQSLKALPSVDKICAAIRVEDNEFA from the coding sequence ATGTATAAAAAGCGCATAGACACAACAATCAACGTGGGACTACTGGGAGCGGGCACCATAGGGCGCGGGGTGATCGGCCTTTTGCGGGAAAACGCGCTGGCGATAGCGCAAAAAGCCGGGACGCGCATCAAATTGAAAACCGTTCTGGAAAAAGATCCGGCGCTGGCTGAAGAACTGGCGGAAGAAGGCTACATTGTAACGCAGGAAATAAACGACATCGTCAACGACCCGGAAATATCAATAGTCGTTGAGCTGATTGGCCGCGTTGAGCCGGCTAGGTCGTTTATGGCCAAAGCGATTGAAAACGGCAAGCACGTGGTTACCGCCAACAAAGACGTCATTGCGTCCCACGGCCGCGAACTTTTGGAGCTGGCGGAGAAAAAACGCGTCGATATGATGTTTGAGGCATCGGTCGGCGGCGGCATACCTATCATCCGGCCGCTCAAGCAATGCTTGGCCGCTAATGGCATCCATTCGGTAATGGGCATAGTCAACGGCACGACCAACTACATGCTGGGCAAAATGATCGATGAAAACCTTGATTATGACGCCGCCCTTAAAGAAAGCCAGGAAAAAGGTTACGCGGAAAAGGATCCGGCCGCCGACGTGGGCGGGCTGGATGCCGCGCGCAAAATTGCCATACTCGCCTCGATCGCCTTTAACACGAAAGTCGCTTTGGATGACGTATTCGTTGAAGGGATACAATCGGTGGATCTGCGGGACATAAAATACGCCGCCGAACTCGGCTATGCGGTCAAACTTCTGGCGATCGCCAAATATCTGCCCGAACATGGGATAGATGTGCGGGTGCATCCGGCCTTTTTGCCGAAAGAACATCCCCTGGCCAATGTGAAGGGCGTGTTCAACGCCATTTTCGTAACGGGCGATTACGTGGGGGACGTAATGTTCTACGGCCAAGGGGCGGGGCGCAGGGCGACCGCCAGCGCCGTCTGCGGCGATATAATAGACATCGCCCGTGACATAGCAAGTGGCAGCGCCGGCCGGATACTTTGCACATGTTTTGACGAAAAGCCCGTATGCTCGCAAGACATCGTGGCAACCCCCTTTTATACCCGTATGCTCGTAACCGACAAGCCGGGCGTGCTGGCGGCCATAGCGGCGGCCTTCGGCCATAACGACGTAAGCTTGCGCACGGTCCTGCAAAAATCCACTATCGGCGCCTGCGCCGAACTTGTCGTAATAACTCACAAAGTGTGCTACAAAAATCTTTCCCTCGCTCTGCAATCCCTGAAAGCATTGCCGTCTGTCGATAAAATATGCGCGGCCATCCGGGTGGAGGACAATGAATTCGCGTGA
- the thrB gene encoding homoserine kinase has product MPDTVTVKVPATSANCGPGFDSIGLACAIYNTLTLSCGGLPGIRLAVTGQGEEFLKPSEKNFAVMAIRRVLREADWNRPGLDIKMHNGIPMSRGLGSSAAAIVGGMAAANALAGGKLSRERIFELATEMEGHPDNVAPAIYGGFTISFMENGKPRCMRLDPPDGIRMVAAVPDFPLPTKLARDALPEKAAYRDAVFNIGRAALLAASIAKGDVSFLRFALKDKLHQPYRGKFIPGMENVFAAAEKAGALGSFISGSGSALMSFVPKEADAEMIGEKMCAEFARFGKTAVWHILGFDLGGAYVV; this is encoded by the coding sequence ATGCCTGATACAGTAACGGTAAAAGTTCCGGCTACAAGTGCCAATTGCGGCCCAGGTTTTGACTCTATCGGCCTGGCGTGCGCCATTTACAATACCCTTACCCTTTCCTGCGGCGGCCTTCCCGGAATCAGGCTTGCCGTTACCGGGCAGGGGGAGGAATTTCTAAAACCGAGCGAAAAAAATTTCGCGGTCATGGCCATCAGGCGCGTATTGCGGGAAGCGGACTGGAACCGGCCCGGGCTTGACATAAAAATGCACAACGGCATACCCATGTCGCGGGGCTTGGGCAGCAGCGCCGCAGCTATCGTCGGCGGCATGGCGGCCGCTAACGCCCTTGCGGGGGGGAAGCTTTCGCGCGAGAGGATATTTGAGCTTGCGACGGAAATGGAAGGGCATCCGGACAACGTGGCGCCAGCCATATACGGCGGCTTTACCATAAGTTTTATGGAAAACGGCAAACCGCGTTGTATGCGGCTGGATCCGCCTGACGGCATACGGATGGTCGCGGCGGTGCCTGATTTTCCCCTGCCGACCAAACTGGCCAGGGACGCCCTGCCGGAGAAAGCCGCCTATCGGGACGCGGTCTTTAACATTGGCCGGGCCGCGCTTTTGGCCGCTTCCATCGCCAAAGGCGATGTCTCCTTCTTGCGCTTTGCTTTAAAAGACAAGCTCCATCAGCCCTATCGCGGCAAATTTATCCCCGGCATGGAAAATGTCTTTGCGGCGGCCGAAAAAGCCGGCGCGTTGGGCAGTTTCATCAGCGGCTCGGGTTCGGCTCTGATGTCCTTTGTGCCCAAAGAAGCTGACGCCGAAATGATTGGGGAAAAAATGTGCGCCGAATTTGCCCGGTTCGGCAAAACGGCTGTCTGGCACATACTCGGCTTTGACTTAGGGGGCGCTTATGTTGTTTGA
- a CDS encoding response regulator transcription factor → MPAKAVFIEDDEDIRDLVLYALKSHGFLCEGFESGEPFFRELEKSALLPDIILLDIMLPVCDGFLILKKLRAHSRYRTVPVIMLSAKSSEFDKVKGLDLGADDYIAKPFGVTELVARVNAVLRRTGAHEKDDGPLVYQNIVLDSKRHFTAVDGHKISLTFTEFELLQYLLLNTDIVLSRDKLMEMVWGQEFEGESRTVDAHIKSLRQKMGAAGKHIKTVRNVGYKIGE, encoded by the coding sequence ATGCCGGCGAAAGCGGTTTTCATTGAAGACGACGAAGACATACGCGATCTTGTCCTTTATGCCTTGAAGTCGCATGGCTTTTTGTGCGAAGGCTTCGAGAGCGGGGAGCCTTTTTTCCGAGAGCTGGAAAAAAGCGCCCTCCTGCCTGACATCATCTTACTGGACATTATGCTGCCGGTCTGCGACGGTTTTCTCATACTGAAAAAGCTGCGCGCGCACAGCCGCTACCGTACCGTACCGGTCATCATGCTGAGCGCCAAAAGCAGCGAATTTGACAAGGTAAAGGGCCTTGACCTCGGCGCGGACGACTACATAGCCAAACCCTTCGGCGTAACCGAACTCGTCGCACGCGTCAACGCCGTCCTGCGCCGAACCGGCGCGCACGAAAAAGACGACGGCCCGCTCGTTTACCAAAACATTGTGCTGGACAGCAAGCGGCACTTTACCGCCGTGGACGGGCACAAAATTTCGCTGACCTTTACGGAATTTGAACTGTTGCAATACCTCCTGCTGAACACGGACATTGTCCTTAGCCGGGACAAACTCATGGAGATGGTATGGGGGCAGGAATTTGAAGGCGAAAGCCGCACGGTCGACGCGCATATCAAATCGCTGCGGCAAAAAATGGGCGCGGCCGGCAAACACATAAAGACCGTACGCAATGTTGGGTATAAAATAGGAGAATAA
- the phoU gene encoding phosphate signaling complex protein PhoU translates to MRGKFEEQLSILSAMLTEMGALAETAIAASAEALEKPDAALAGQAIALDQDVDNKTKEIESLCLKLLLHQQPVATDLRLISSVLKMSTDLKRIGNQAVNIAELAAALNEPPYSGKLEYVLRMSEAAQKMVTGCIDAFVHKDARLAEQVIAYDDVVDDLFAKARLNLIELIRKDGGGAEQAINLIMIAKYLERIGDHAVNIAGWIIFYITGGPAGQKEQKAT, encoded by the coding sequence ATGCGCGGAAAATTTGAAGAACAACTGTCCATTTTAAGCGCCATGCTTACGGAAATGGGCGCGCTGGCGGAGACGGCGATCGCCGCCAGCGCGGAAGCGCTGGAAAAACCGGACGCCGCGCTCGCCGGACAGGCGATCGCCCTTGACCAGGACGTCGACAATAAAACAAAGGAAATAGAGAGCCTGTGCCTAAAGCTACTGTTGCATCAGCAACCCGTGGCCACAGATTTGCGGCTCATATCCTCGGTGCTCAAGATGAGCACCGACTTAAAGCGCATAGGCAACCAGGCCGTAAACATCGCGGAACTGGCCGCCGCCCTGAACGAGCCGCCCTACAGCGGCAAACTTGAATATGTGCTGCGCATGAGCGAGGCCGCCCAAAAAATGGTTACAGGCTGCATAGACGCGTTTGTGCACAAAGACGCGCGGCTGGCCGAACAGGTCATTGCCTATGACGACGTGGTGGACGATCTGTTCGCGAAAGCCAGGCTCAACCTCATCGAGTTGATCAGAAAAGACGGCGGCGGGGCGGAACAGGCGATAAATTTGATCATGATCGCCAAGTATCTGGAAAGAATCGGCGATCACGCCGTGAACATCGCGGGCTGGATCATATTTTATATAACAGGCGGCCCGGCCGGGCAAAAAGAGCAAAAGGCAACCTAA
- the pstB gene encoding phosphate ABC transporter ATP-binding protein PstB, with product MDKFNLSNVQLWYNNFKALHNISMDIAENEVTAFIGPSGCGKSTLLKSLNRLNDLVDGCKISGSIRLDGKDIYKDPDVNRLRKRVGMVFQKPNPVPMTIYDYIAFGARTHGITAKRKLDEVIEKALRDAAIWDEVKDRLHKTALSLSGGQQQRLCIARALAVSPEVILMDEPTSALDPISTAKIEDLAVDLKKNYTVVIVTHNMQQAARISDKTAFFLLGVLVEYGATERVFSVPKDKRCEDYITGRFG from the coding sequence ATGGACAAATTTAATTTAAGCAACGTGCAGTTGTGGTACAATAATTTTAAAGCATTGCACAACATTTCCATGGACATCGCAGAAAACGAAGTTACGGCCTTCATCGGCCCGTCCGGCTGCGGCAAATCCACCCTGCTCAAAAGCCTCAACCGCCTCAACGACTTAGTGGACGGCTGCAAAATCAGCGGCAGCATAAGGCTTGACGGCAAAGACATTTACAAAGACCCTGACGTCAACCGCCTGCGCAAAAGGGTCGGCATGGTATTTCAAAAGCCCAACCCCGTCCCCATGACCATTTATGACTATATCGCTTTCGGGGCGCGCACGCACGGGATAACGGCCAAGCGCAAACTTGACGAGGTCATTGAAAAAGCCCTGCGGGACGCGGCTATTTGGGACGAAGTAAAAGACCGACTGCACAAAACTGCCCTCAGCCTCTCCGGGGGACAGCAGCAGCGGCTGTGCATCGCGCGGGCACTGGCCGTGTCGCCGGAAGTCATCTTGATGGACGAGCCGACCTCCGCCCTCGATCCCATATCCACCGCCAAAATCGAAGATCTGGCGGTGGACTTAAAGAAAAATTACACCGTCGTCATCGTTACCCACAACATGCAGCAGGCGGCCCGCATATCTGACAAAACGGCCTTTTTTCTCCTGGGCGTTTTGGTGGAATACGGCGCTACCGAACGAGTATTTTCCGTCCCCAAGGACAAAAGGTGCGAAGACTACATCACGGGGAGGTTTGGGTGA
- the pstA gene encoding phosphate ABC transporter permease PstA — protein MTKKPWDLFYFTLSCLSAFFTFAALFFLIGYVAINGAAYITPSLFAFSYNTENVSLFPALLTTIFMIILSLAVSAPIGIFTAIYLVEYAKRGNRLVRVIRVTMETLAGIPSIVYGLFGMLFFVIWLGWGFSLLAGTFTVSIMILPLLVRTTEESLKATPDIYREGAFGLGAGKLRTVFKVVLPSAAPGILAGVILAIGRIAGETAALIYTAGTVAQIPQNLFSSGRTLSVHMYALSSEGLYSGQAYATAVILLLTVILLNFLAAIMTKQIKKD, from the coding sequence ATGACAAAAAAACCATGGGACTTGTTTTATTTCACCCTCTCTTGCCTGTCCGCCTTTTTTACTTTTGCCGCCCTGTTTTTCCTGATCGGCTATGTCGCGATAAACGGCGCGGCTTACATAACGCCGTCTTTGTTCGCGTTTTCTTATAATACGGAAAACGTGTCGCTTTTCCCCGCGCTTTTGACCACCATTTTCATGATAATCCTTTCGCTCGCCGTAAGCGCGCCGATAGGCATATTTACCGCCATTTACTTGGTCGAGTACGCCAAGCGGGGCAACCGGCTCGTGCGCGTCATCCGCGTAACGATGGAGACCTTGGCCGGCATACCCTCAATCGTCTACGGCCTGTTCGGGATGCTTTTTTTCGTCATCTGGCTGGGTTGGGGGTTTTCCTTGCTGGCCGGGACATTTACGGTTTCCATAATGATTTTGCCTTTGTTGGTGCGGACAACCGAAGAAAGCCTCAAAGCCACGCCCGACATCTACCGGGAAGGCGCTTTCGGGCTGGGCGCGGGCAAGCTGCGCACGGTGTTTAAAGTCGTGCTGCCGTCGGCCGCGCCCGGCATACTCGCGGGCGTGATTTTGGCCATCGGCAGGATCGCGGGCGAAACCGCCGCGCTTATCTACACGGCGGGGACGGTGGCGCAAATACCGCAAAATCTTTTTTCGTCCGGCCGGACATTGTCCGTACACATGTACGCCCTCTCCAGCGAAGGGCTCTACAGCGGCCAGGCCTACGCCACGGCGGTCATACTCCTGCTGACGGTGATTTTGCTGAACTTTCTGGCGGCAATAATGACAAAACAGATCAAAAAGGACTGA
- the pstC gene encoding phosphate ABC transporter permease subunit PstC, with translation MNNRKEHFMRAVFICSALTSVLAVALICLFLFANGLPAIWEIGLGNFLFGEEWAPNDVPPSFGIYPMILGSVYITGGAVLLGAPIGVLTAVFMSKLCPKGLCRFLQPLVELLAGIPSIVYGFFGIVTIAPLIRFFFGGSGSSILTASILLALMILPTIICITESALNALAPELYDGAAALGASRERIIFAVLLPAAKSGVLAAIVLGIGRAVGETMAVIMVAGNQARAPVGILRGARTLTANIVLEMGYAADLHRGALIGTGVVLFVFILIINLLFSSLQTGGQK, from the coding sequence GTGAATAACCGTAAAGAACACTTTATGCGGGCAGTTTTCATTTGTTCAGCGCTGACCTCTGTTTTAGCGGTCGCGCTGATCTGCCTGTTTTTGTTTGCCAACGGCTTGCCGGCGATCTGGGAAATAGGGCTGGGCAACTTCTTGTTCGGCGAAGAGTGGGCGCCTAACGATGTGCCGCCGTCTTTCGGCATCTACCCCATGATCCTCGGCAGCGTTTACATCACCGGCGGCGCTGTTTTGCTGGGAGCGCCCATCGGCGTGCTGACGGCGGTATTCATGTCCAAGCTGTGCCCAAAAGGGCTTTGCCGCTTTCTGCAGCCGCTGGTGGAACTGTTGGCCGGCATTCCCTCGATCGTTTACGGTTTCTTCGGCATTGTTACGATAGCGCCGCTGATCAGGTTCTTTTTTGGCGGCAGCGGCAGCAGCATACTGACCGCGTCCATCCTGTTGGCGCTAATGATCCTGCCGACCATCATCTGCATTACGGAAAGCGCCCTGAACGCTCTGGCGCCCGAATTGTACGATGGGGCGGCGGCGCTTGGCGCGAGCCGGGAGCGAATAATTTTCGCCGTGCTGCTGCCGGCCGCGAAATCGGGGGTGCTGGCGGCCATTGTGCTTGGAATCGGCCGAGCCGTCGGGGAGACTATGGCGGTGATCATGGTCGCGGGCAACCAAGCGCGCGCGCCGGTGGGGATACTGCGGGGCGCGCGCACCCTCACCGCCAACATAGTCCTTGAAATGGGCTACGCGGCCGACCTGCACAGGGGGGCGCTGATCGGAACGGGCGTCGTGCTGTTTGTCTTTATACTCATTATCAACCTTTTGTTTTCTTCTTTGCAAACCGGAGGGCAAAAATGA
- a CDS encoding substrate-binding domain-containing protein, whose product MHRLLKAGILLLALFTLFAAFSRGKAQAAFERGKSITVVSRESGSGTRGAFIELLGIEARTPDGARKDMTTKEAIIANKTDVMISNVANAPYAIGYISLGSLNSSVKALIVDGVAATTGNVKNGSYKISRPFMLATGSNLSALAGDFIGFILSAEGQKVVSNGYIPVNSAAAAYKGSRPSGKITVAGSSSVTPIMEKLKEAYIALNPAAAIEIQMSDSTSGMLAAINGSCDIGMASRDLKSSELERLKAIPIALDGIAVIVNRENPVSGMTSRQIKDVFTGALEYWSQIGE is encoded by the coding sequence ATGCACAGGTTACTAAAAGCAGGTATTTTATTGCTGGCGCTGTTCACGTTGTTCGCGGCATTTTCCCGGGGGAAGGCGCAAGCGGCCTTTGAAAGGGGCAAAAGCATAACGGTGGTTTCCCGCGAGAGCGGCAGCGGCACCAGGGGGGCTTTTATTGAGCTATTGGGGATCGAGGCCAGGACGCCGGACGGCGCGCGCAAGGACATGACCACCAAAGAGGCGATCATCGCCAATAAAACCGACGTAATGATTTCCAATGTGGCCAACGCCCCTTACGCTATCGGCTATATCTCGCTCGGATCGCTAAACAGCAGCGTCAAAGCCTTGATCGTCGACGGCGTGGCGGCTACCACCGGCAACGTGAAAAACGGCTCGTACAAGATTTCGCGCCCTTTCATGCTGGCGACCGGCAGCAACCTAAGCGCCCTGGCCGGTGATTTCATCGGGTTCATCCTCTCCGCCGAAGGCCAAAAGGTCGTCTCGAACGGCTACATCCCCGTAAACAGCGCGGCCGCCGCCTACAAAGGCTCAAGGCCGTCCGGCAAAATAACGGTCGCCGGTTCTTCTTCCGTAACGCCGATCATGGAAAAACTCAAAGAAGCCTATATCGCCTTAAATCCCGCCGCTGCCATCGAAATTCAGATGAGCGACTCCACGTCCGGGATGCTGGCAGCGATAAATGGTTCCTGCGACATAGGCATGGCGAGCCGCGATCTTAAAAGCAGCGAATTGGAGCGGCTTAAAGCCATCCCCATCGCCCTTGACGGCATAGCCGTGATCGTCAACCGGGAAAATCCCGTCAGCGGCATGACCAGCCGCCAGATCAAAGATGTTTTCACCGGCGCGCTCGAATATTGGAGCCAGATCGGTGAATAA